Within bacterium, the genomic segment CGTAGTCCTCGCGCATCCTCCGGGCGATGGCGGCGCCGATCTCGCGGCGGATCTGCTCCTCGAGCGCCTCGCGGTTCATCCCGGCCGTCTCGGCGAGCTCATCGAGCAGCTCCTGGCCCATGCCCTCGGCGGCGAGCTTTTCGAGCACCTCCCGGAGCGCCTCCATCAGCTTATCGAGGCCGGCGGCCCGCATCATGCGCGATTCCATCCAGGGGCCCTGGCCGGGCCGGGAAGCCATCGGGAGGCCGGCCTGCTGGCCGAGCTGATCGAGCTCCTCGCGGGAGAGGGGCTGACCCCGCAGGAGGTTTTCGAGAAGGCGCTTCAGCTCCTCGGGCGAGCGTTCTTCGGCGAGCTGACGGAGGGCTTCGAGGAGCTGCTCCTGGTCCGCCTCGCCCATTCCGCCGAGGCCATCGAGGGCGGGCGGGGCCTCGAGCCCGAAGAAGAGCGGGAAGAGGCGCTCGAACACCGGGATGTCGGTCTCTTCCTTGACGAGGGTGAGGCGCAGGGCCGAGCGGAAGGTGTCGCGCTCCTTGATGCCGATGTGGCCGGTGGCGCGGAAGGCATCCTCGCTCTCGGCGAGGGAGACGCGCACTCCCTCGGCCCGGAGGGCCTGGACGAAATCCACCATGCGCCGATCCATCGGCCTAGTTCTCTCCGAAGGGGCCGCCCCCGCGGCGCCTGCGCCGGGGCGCTCTTCCTTCCTCGATCATCCGGCGGAAGATCTCTTCCTCGTCCTCGAGGTCGGGCGGCGCCTCGCGGCGCTTGCGATCGAGTTCGGCGGCACGCTTTGCGCGGAGCACGTCCTGCTCGTGTTTGAGCAGCACGTTGAGGGTGGTAGCGACGGTATCCTCGTCGAGGGATTCGGCGTTGAGCATGAGGAGCGCCTTGGCCCAGTCGAGGGTTTCGCTGACGCTGGGTTTTTTCTTGAGGTCGAGGTTCCGCAGCTTCTGGACCAGCTCGACCGCCTGTTCGGCCATCTCGGCGGAGAGGCCGGGAACCTTGAGGCGGACCACTTCGAGCTCGGCCGCCGCGCTGGGGTAGCCGATAAAGAGATAAAGACACCTTCGCTTGAGGGCCTCGGAGAGCTCGCGCGTGTTGTTCGAGGTGAGGACCACCGCCGGGGGCGAAGCGGCGCGGAGGGTGCCGAGCTCGGGGACGGAGACCTGGAAGTCGCTCAGCACCTCGAGCAGGAAGGCCTCGAACTCGGCGTCGGCCCGGTCGATCTCGTCAATGAGAAGCA encodes:
- a CDS encoding MoxR family ATPase, whose protein sequence is MYADTEAVRASLAENNYIASPEICTALYLAEGMGKPILVEGPAGVGKTELAKVWAASTKRNLIRLQCYEGLDEAKALYEWEYAKQMLYTQLLREKLHQVLSDTETLTEAADRIAQEENVFFSERFLLPRPLLQAIRAEEPTLLLIDEIDRADAEFEAFLLEVLSDFQVSVPELGTLRAASPPAVVLTSNNTRELSEALKRRCLYLFIGYPSAAAELEVVRLKVPGLSAEMAEQAVELVQKLRNLDLKKKPSVSETLDWAKALLMLNAESLDEDTVATTLNVLLKHEQDVLRAKRAAELDRKRREAPPDLEDEEEIFRRMIEEGRAPRRRRRGGGPFGEN